The following nucleotide sequence is from Manis pentadactyla isolate mManPen7 chromosome 13, mManPen7.hap1, whole genome shotgun sequence.
tttctttcttccttttttatttttgcatgctGAGCCTATGTGAAGTCATTGCTTGAATAGCTGTATAATCATTTATCTTTACCCATTTGTTTTCCAAGGTAAGTATTTTTTCCATGAATATGTATTCTAAAAATATATCTGCTTGGTGACTGTTTCTCTTAGAAATTTTACAGCTTCAATTGATGTCACAATTTGGCATTTTAATAGTTCATACAACAACTTTAAGAGGTCTGTTCCATAAGAAAATGGAACATGAGAATACTACCTTGAAATCCTGGTCTCAAACTTGGGATTGCTAGATGCTAGTTCAGGAGGCTAAGAGAAATTGTGGAGTCTTTTGTATTCTACTTTGTatagaaaaacaattattaaaaagCTATAAAAGTTTGAAAAAATCAATTACATAAGACAAGCAATGAGTAGAAGATAAGAAAAGGATGGAATATTAACTGATGTTTTTGATAAGCTGATAAATGACTGATTAAATCACTGGATTTTATAAAAATTAGTTCTTGGCAGCTCAGAAGAATCCATGAAAACTATGATTCCTCATTTTCTTAAGAGGATATACATACCTATGGAATTCGAGAGACTTTTTCCTAGACCTCGTATCAGAGAATGGCAGGCAGATCTGCACTGGCAACTCCATTCCTTGCTGGATTGCATCATAGGTTTGTAATACTTTGCAATAATCCCTGATATTTGAAATGAATAGTAACATAACGGGAAATTGTAGAGGCTACAGTTGGAAAAGTTCAAACTAAACAATTAAGTGATATTTTTTTAACAAAGCTAGTTCgaacatacattattaaaattaaaatgacaaaatcacCTAAGTAAAAGATAaggacaaaataattattttcttgatgtaGTAGATTCAATTATTCCTAATTATAAAGACagattatatttttgctttttccttttttaccccCTTTTAGAGGTTATTGTAAGGCAGGGTGAACATTAGTGTCCTGACATCCCTTTAGGATGCTGAACCATGTAGATATCCTTAATGAACTTTTTGCAGCAGAGATGATGATCTCAGGGAACCATAAATTTTAAATCTGGTAGCATGTTATTGAGTCCAAGCATGTCAGAGGCTGTGAACCTTGCTGTAGCCCACCCTGACTACTTGGTGTCCTCTGTTACGAATCTATTGTTTCCttccattaaaattaaataagagcTAGTAGTGTTAGTTCTTCAAAATAAGGAGACGTGAAAAAGAGCAAATTATGAACTTGAGTTCTCAGTAATAGCAGCTGCTAGATTTAACAGATCATCTTGGAATTTATTTAAATCTATTCAGGATTATAAAAGTATAACTAGATGTTGTATGTTGATATGAAACCAAATTCAGCTACAGGTGTctacatttttctaaatgtaGTAATTGAGGAAACAGTGTGGTAACTAGTGAAGACCAAGTTATCTAGTTTACTGAAATTCACTAAAGGATCAtggattactttttattttgtttaacttCATTCATTGTGTATTTTGTTCTTAAAACATATCATAAAATgagtcttttaaaattaattattaatttatgaattaacttattaatttattaaattaggGAAATAATACTGAAATGTAATCTCtttaacaaagaaatcaaaatattgCATAGTCCTAAAATCCCCTTTGACCATCACCCCCTTCATTTCTGAGAAGCCAGTCTTCTCTTCCTCATCTTTTCCTATATTTACAAGCACAGAGTTTCTCATAGAAACTGCATGGTGTTCTATGGGTGTCAGTCACTTTTTTTAACATACAAGTTATCATACTGTGACTATCTTTgggcatttaattatttttggctCAAAAATACACctcagtgatttatttttatcatggTAGATGTGGCTTATGGAGCCAACATTtaaatttctgttttgcttttccataaTAAGAACATAGCACTCCTCATTTTCATCCTAATGTAGGTATTTGGATCTCTTCTATTTCCCACAGTCAAAAGTGTCTATCTGCAGTGATATCCTTCTGAATGCTTTCTGGGGTCGTTTTGGTGTGGTGCTCATTGCAATTTTATATAGactgcactttaaattttatttttatgacccTGATGAGTgggaatagtatttcattgttgtttaattttcattttcctgattctAATAAGATTGAGTACTTTTACATATGCTTTTGACCACTTGTAATTTCCTTCCTGTGTATTGCTTACTCAAATATTTTGCTCTTAGAATATTGAGTTACTTATCTGTGTATCATTCATTAGCAGGATTTACAAATACTccaattttcactttaaaaatatttgttcttaTAGAATTCTGTGAAGCAgtaattttaagtgttttttatgaattaattttttgtgCTTTGCTTTAAAATGCTCTGgcttcagatataaacccattctacttatttctcaatttttttctagttttgtttaaTACACTTGTATCTTTTAACCATGTGGAATATAAATGTTTGTGCCTTTGTGAGCAGTATTCTTTTCCTCCAGAAGCAGATGTCACGTCCTAATACCAGTTACTTAGAAATTCCactatttcacaatttaaaatttcAGCTTAAACACAgaataaattcaaatatatttatgtttatttattgtctgtcttcaAGACAAGCATTCTTTCTTTACCACCAACTTTTTAATTGCCAAAACTTCATGATATACTTTTCAATTCTGAAAATGGATGTATGtcctctttgtttttccttttaaatagttGGCTTAACTCTTCTGGATAACTGTTTCTGAATTTTGGAATCAGTTTTTCAAATACATGAAAACTTTAGtctgaatttttgttttacttttaaatatattgattaatttgggaagaattgacatcttttttCATACTGATGCTCTTTAAGCATAAACATGGTATATCTTGTTACTTGTTTCAatctttctatatattttaatacaattttaCAGTTAATGAGGGAATTATATTTTAAGGAAAGAATAGGTAATGCACAGTGAAAAAGTATCTTTAactctttattttaaagaaatcacaACAAAGCTCAGAGAAATTGCAGTTGACATCTTGTTTGTGTGACACTGATATTTCCAGAGATTTTGCAAGAAATTAGACCACAAGGTGTTGACTTGAGGTTCATGGATGGAACTCATATCAAAAGTCTGTGAGTTCCCTAAAATCCTATTAAATGTATGCTAAATGGACATTTTTCTAAGACAAattctaaataataataaatgaagatAATTGTTCAATGGCTATTATAACCCTTCACAAACAGGTTGCCAAATTTCATCAGGGTATAGGGTTTACTTTTTTTACAAAATTGAGCCTTGAGTTTTGtgatacattttttattaagttgcCAAAAGAAAGTAAGAGATGTAGTGTAACATTTTGCACCAAAGAGACATgttcttttaaagtaaaatattccAGGACACGGGCCCATGAGTGTGTAGTTAGCCTGGCAAGGAAAGAAAGTGGTGCAATTCAAAGAGATGCAAGGTGAtgaaacaaaggaagtgaaaaagaATGTATAGGTACAATTTGCACTCAAAAGATGCAGTTCTGAAAAGGAGTGCCAGAAAGTGTGATGAAAGGGCAAAAATAAGGGGAACTCCTGGGTTAGACTGGAAAGTGAACTGGGAAGTAACATCAATTCCAGGAAACCATAAATGTCCCAGAAGCCCATACAATGGAGCAACCCTATCACCAATAATctgattgttgttctttctctccactagttttaaaaaaaatgttcatgaaaAGGATCTGAAGCCACTTTCTAAAATGCTCACACAGATGTCTCATAGTTAAAATTACGAGGTCACTGAAGCATGATGACATTATGGGACTTTCAGGATTCAGCAGAGATTTAGTCACTGGGAAGGACTGAGAATAATAGTGATCTCCCTGGCCTTGGAGAACAGAGAAATGCACTGCTGTTTTATACAAgccaaagaataaaaatcactCCGAGGTGTAATACAGAAATTGCATCTCAAAATTAACCTGAAACACAACGTTAAACCTTTTAAGTTTTCATCCTGTTGCTCATGGTAAGTCTGAGGCTTTGGGATTGATCAAAATTTCAATTAACTGGTGTTATATGTGCTATTTTTCTGACTATGTCACTTCTTTAATGAATTGTACTCTATTTGTGAGTAGAAACTGTACATACTCTGTACACTGCTGTGCCCTTACACTAACTGATTGTATCATAAACAATAATAATCTttattgaataaacaaatgactTTAAAATCAGTAACTTTAAAAAGTTGATATTTCAGGTATATTAACTGACACTTATAAATGATCAAGCCCGCAGAAGCGAAGGGACATGAGAACATCACAGAATTTATCCTCCTGGGACTCTCTAGAGATAAGGATGCAGAGGTTGCCTGCTTTGTGCTTTTCTCACTTTGCTATATTGCGATTCTCTCAGGAAACCTGCTCATTCTTTTCACCATCAGAGGCAGCCGCCTCAGTGAGCagcccatgtactttttcctcagcTGCCTGTCCTTCATGGATGTCTGCTTCACCTCCACGGTGGCCCCCAAACTGATCACAGACTCGCTGGCTCAGAGGAAGACCATCTCCTACAACAGCTGCATGGCCCAGATGTTTTACGTCCACTTTTTTGGTGCCACGGGGATCTTCATCTTGGTGGCCATGGCCTACGACCGCTATGCAGCCATCTGCAGACCCCTCCGCTATACGGCCATCATGAGCACACGGGTGTGCTATGCCCTCGTGGTGGCCTCCATTCTCGCGGCATTTATCCACTCAATCCTGCATGTATTGGTCATCACGGTGCTTCCCTTCTGTGGCCCCAATCAGATAGACCACTATTTCTGTGACGTATTCCCCTTGCTGAAGCTGGCCTGCACCGACACTAGCCTTCTGGTCATTGCGATCATTGCCACCACGGGGGTGCTGTCCTTTTTGACCTTTGTTGCCTTGGTGATTTCCTACATCATCGTCCTGTCCACACTGAGGACCCGCTCGTCCGAGGGCCGCCGCAAAGCCCTCTCTACCTGCGGGTCTCACGTCACTGTCGTGTTCATGTTCTTCCTGCCCCTCATCTTCACCTATGTTCCCGTGGCTGATTCGGTCAGTAATGACAAGGTTTTTGCCATATTTTACACCATGATTGCCCCCATGTTCAACCCTCACATCTGCACACTGAGAAACACAGACATGAAGAATGCCATGAGGAGAGTGTGGTGCCGACACAGACTGTATGAAGAGAAATGAACCGCTGGTTGTCCAGCCCTTTGCTGGATCTGTTCTTTCCTCAGAATCGTCAATGCGAACAATAAAGCCAGTGCAGGGgtgatgtgctgtcatccaagtTTGCAAGCCTTGAGGAGGAAGCCCTCTCAGCCGTGCATTTCCCGTTATGCTACTGCCCTGAGGCTGTAGACAAGGGAAGGTGACCACACAACCTGAAggttccttccagctctgacCTTCTGCCACTTAGGTCTGGCATTCTGGAACATTCTGTGCTTCATGATCACAGGCAGAGTGGGTATTACAGTAATTTTATCAGAGGACATTGTAAAGACTGCATAGTTGTGCAATTGTGCCCTGCTTTAGGACACAGATACCTTGACTGAGACATCTCTCACAGATGAAAAGAAGTGCTAAGCCCTCTATTTCCTGAGGTTTCCATTgcagttaaaaaataaagcaatgcaAAAATTTACAAATGTTGTTGTCAATTTTAACACTTGCACTAACAAATCATGCTTCTAAAATAATGCAGCACATGTCTTTAGACTGTCCATGCTATACTTAGAGAAACTGTTATGAAGAATTCTTGGTAACCTATTGCTGGTACAGTCCAGGAATTAGAAGTTTCAGATTGGATGATGCACACCCTCTTAAATTCGATAAATGTGATTCAAAGACTGTACTTATAACTTCATTTTAAATTCTTCATGAGTATACAAACTGATGCTTTTGGTAAATAGGTAGCCTAGAAAATATTCCACCCTATGAAAGGACCTGAGCTCATGAAACACAGCTGAAGACAAGGGCATTCTGGCTGAATTTAATTAATACTCAATGTACTTTATGCAGAATGCATATTTTGAGGGTTTCTTCCACAATTCAAACTAAAACCTGGTTCATAAAATGGGATCATCTTTGGAACATTGAGGGTTCCCTTATTTGCATAAGAATACTTAAGTAAAAGGATAAGTGAGAACTAAGGCCTAGAGAGAGTTTTCACCAACTTTTCACATATGAGACACACAGATCCAATATTTTTCTGGTGCTCCATCCTCTTGACCGCACCACTAAGAAATTGAAATGCATGCACTATGAGTATTACTGGTGACAAGAATCCAAGTTTTAAGGTGGGCAGTGCATTTACAGAAATTAGCCAAGGTTGATGAAGGTTTCAGCagtattttttctcttccaaaaTGACCCTAACAGTGTACTGCCTAGAAGATTAAGGAACTTAGAACCTCAGGAGAGGCAGGAAAATAATGAAGTACACTGAAAATGAGATAAGAAAGATGATAGCAGATCAAGTCATGGTTGTGTTTGATGTTGATCTGGTGGCAAATACCTCCTGGTAGGATTCTCCACTTCTGGAAATGAAACTGAACAGAAATGTCTAGAGCTGCTTAGGCTGATGTCTAATTGTGCAATTACTGCTGTGTATGTAAGCCACATTTTTTGGTAATGAATTAAATGTGCTTATTGTGTCATGTTTACTATGTGGTTTCTCCTAGAAGAAGATGGGTCTTTCAGAAGTCTCTTTGAACATGCCTCACATTTATCTTCTGTAAACTCTCTTCTTATAATTTATCAACAAAGGAGGAGTAAAAGGAATCCTCCCAGGCATGGGTAACATTCTGCCCCTCCCTTCCTGTGTTCTCTATGGACAAAATAGTGGGAGACAGGATGGCTGCATAGTTAGGTATTGATGCTTCGACATTAATGTGCATAATGAAGGTTATGTGCTGTCTCTCATGTCCACTCTCTCTAGCTTGGCCTTTTACACTCTTCCATTCCAAGTAACGTGCACTAAAGGTATTAGAAGTTTTATCAGTTT
It contains:
- the LOC130680173 gene encoding olfactory receptor 4P4-like, which gives rise to MIKPAEAKGHENITEFILLGLSRDKDAEVACFVLFSLCYIAILSGNLLILFTIRGSRLSEQPMYFFLSCLSFMDVCFTSTVAPKLITDSLAQRKTISYNSCMAQMFYVHFFGATGIFILVAMAYDRYAAICRPLRYTAIMSTRVCYALVVASILAAFIHSILHVLVITVLPFCGPNQIDHYFCDVFPLLKLACTDTSLLVIAIIATTGVLSFLTFVALVISYIIVLSTLRTRSSEGRRKALSTCGSHVTVVFMFFLPLIFTYVPVADSVSNDKVFAIFYTMIAPMFNPHICTLRNTDMKNAMRRVWCRHRLYEEK